From the genome of Phytohabitans rumicis, one region includes:
- a CDS encoding CDP-alcohol phosphatidyltransferase family protein — protein MMLGVIFTAGSSLAGPLADQLEAAGAHDVVTVGHLGELADVADAADEPLLLCTDELVAHTAVLRHLATSPAGPTVALVLARSESLADLVREERGRLVQGEANAAFGGALRVGVRDLPALASAARAAVGAGIDALPAPLQRSGVTIFSHRVRLLVAARVRDRESRAAAEAAIAAVDSDEAELRLAVKEKDDFFATYFVSTWSPWLTRWAARLGLTPSGVTAISVAITGGAALLFWLGGRPALVLGAVLLYLGFVLDCVDGQLARYTRHFSAFGGWLDTMADRTKEYVVYAGLAAGAARADLADGWALGIAALTLQTVRHMTDTWYGALHDEAATRSTAASGRLGAMSNRVQADQGSVAYWLKRTVVFPIGERWALIALTVALFNQRIALVAVLVWAVLAAAYTLLLRTLRARGMRVPVLATVDATLYRDDGLPAHLLGRWAVPPLLAAIVGLAGAAAALWMAVAGVTGYAVLACVVVVLVAALGAGAAHDGALDWLVPAALRAVEFLFVIAVGVAYDVPPPVIFALLLALALRHYDVTARLEKRVGGPPLHRLGLGWDGRALVLAAGALAGAATVAFAMLAGYLLAVLIADSLATWTVRGWGREQPDRLVFNSSSRGGRT, from the coding sequence CTGATGTTGGGTGTGATATTCACGGCCGGGTCGTCACTGGCCGGCCCTCTCGCCGACCAGCTCGAAGCGGCCGGCGCGCACGACGTGGTCACGGTCGGCCACCTGGGCGAGCTGGCCGACGTCGCCGACGCGGCGGATGAGCCGCTGCTGCTGTGCACCGACGAACTGGTCGCGCACACGGCCGTACTCCGGCATCTGGCCACGAGCCCGGCGGGGCCGACGGTGGCCCTCGTGCTGGCGCGGTCCGAGTCTCTCGCTGACCTGGTGCGCGAGGAGCGCGGCCGTCTCGTCCAGGGAGAGGCCAATGCCGCCTTTGGCGGCGCGCTGCGGGTCGGCGTGCGCGATCTGCCCGCGCTGGCGTCCGCCGCGCGCGCGGCCGTCGGCGCCGGCATCGACGCGCTGCCGGCGCCCCTGCAGCGTTCCGGCGTGACGATCTTTAGCCATCGGGTACGACTGCTCGTGGCCGCCCGGGTCCGCGATAGGGAGAGTCGAGCGGCTGCCGAGGCGGCGATCGCCGCGGTCGACTCCGACGAGGCCGAGCTGCGGTTGGCGGTCAAGGAGAAGGACGACTTCTTCGCGACGTACTTCGTCAGCACCTGGTCGCCGTGGCTGACCCGGTGGGCGGCCCGGCTGGGGCTCACCCCGAGCGGGGTCACCGCCATTTCGGTCGCGATCACGGGCGGGGCGGCGCTGCTCTTCTGGCTCGGCGGGCGCCCCGCGCTCGTGCTCGGCGCCGTCCTGCTCTACCTCGGCTTCGTGCTGGACTGCGTCGACGGGCAGCTGGCCCGGTACACGCGCCACTTCAGCGCGTTCGGCGGCTGGCTGGACACGATGGCCGACCGCACCAAGGAGTACGTCGTCTACGCCGGCCTCGCGGCTGGCGCGGCCCGCGCCGACCTGGCCGACGGGTGGGCGCTCGGCATCGCCGCGCTGACCCTGCAGACGGTCCGGCACATGACCGACACCTGGTACGGCGCGCTGCACGACGAGGCGGCGACCCGGTCCACCGCGGCGAGCGGCCGGCTCGGCGCGATGTCCAACCGGGTGCAGGCGGACCAGGGCTCGGTGGCGTACTGGCTCAAGCGGACGGTCGTCTTTCCGATCGGTGAGCGGTGGGCACTCATAGCCCTGACCGTGGCGCTCTTCAACCAGCGGATCGCGCTGGTGGCGGTGCTGGTATGGGCGGTGCTCGCGGCCGCGTACACGCTGCTCCTGCGCACTTTGCGGGCGCGCGGCATGCGCGTACCCGTGCTGGCGACCGTCGACGCCACGCTGTACCGCGACGACGGCCTGCCGGCCCACCTCCTCGGGCGCTGGGCGGTGCCGCCGCTGCTGGCGGCGATCGTGGGCCTGGCCGGCGCTGCCGCGGCGCTCTGGATGGCCGTGGCCGGCGTGACCGGGTACGCCGTGCTGGCCTGCGTGGTCGTGGTGCTCGTCGCCGCGCTTGGCGCGGGGGCGGCGCACGATGGCGCGCTGGACTGGCTGGTGCCGGCGGCGTTGCGCGCCGTCGAGTTCCTCTTCGTGATCGCCGTGGGCGTCGCCTACGACGTGCCGCCGCCCGTCATCTTCGCGCTGCTGCTCGCGCTTGCGCTGCGTCACTACGATGTCACTGCCCGGCTGGAGAAGCGGGTCGGCGGGCCACCCCTGCACCGGCTCGGTCTCGGCTGGGACGGGCGGGCGCTGGTGCTCGCCGCGGGCGCGCTCGCCGGGGCCGCGACGGTCGCCTTCGCGATGCTCGCCGGCTACCTGCTCGCCGTGCTGATCGCGGATTCGCTGGCGACCTGGACGGTTCGTGGGTGGGGCCGTGAGCAGCCCGATAGGCTGGTGTTCAACTCTTCGTCACGTGGTGGGAGGACGTAG
- a CDS encoding PspC domain-containing protein — protein MTQRLVRPRDNRMIAGVCAGLGRRFGISANAMRLIFLVSCLLPGPQFVIYLALWIMMPNEDRYAATF, from the coding sequence ATGACGCAGCGACTCGTTCGACCCCGTGACAACCGCATGATCGCCGGCGTGTGCGCCGGCCTGGGCCGGCGTTTCGGCATTTCCGCGAACGCCATGCGCCTGATCTTCCTGGTGTCCTGCCTGCTGCCGGGCCCGCAGTTCGTGATCTACCTGGCGCTGTGGATCATGATGCCGAACGAGGACCGGTACGCGGCTACTTTCTGA
- a CDS encoding arabinofuranosyltransferase encodes MLIGRAAVVLDIPAWQLLGDAEVITTSLAVLVGFLLWRRHVGSWVALAISSLALVTWADPRKAFEVVTLAVFVPWALETFGKPPRARMHWLLSGLLAGLMVLVYQAWIIYAVFGIVALMVVTFRAETDRKAYVRRLALVVAVAFVVSCWYVVPYVWAMLTQNGELVSDLYVSPGINSGLFPFLEFTPIGMLQLVGLVGLVWFYRSVWWARPLLFLLVGVYAYRLIAQVRFILSEHTFFLHYTARLYTVLLTTAGVLVLTHVAPIVLRRVRLVPPRVGAAAVLAVALAWAGAEYTQAWMPKANAAVFTGPNYAALAHLEPLPGGGYPRFAPKGDERRAWFPVTQIEKAVDAVKGPDARPVTLTADERLFSFLPWRMYVAIPVEGAGSLSRWTERRAEVTRLAQTADPDAFAAASADTKFGPIDVFVLRKQPDGWQWDDVRFQPAQFSAAHWTVVDVPQDYVVVIRK; translated from the coding sequence ATGCTGATCGGCCGGGCCGCGGTGGTCCTCGACATCCCGGCGTGGCAGTTGCTGGGCGACGCCGAGGTGATCACCACGTCGCTGGCGGTGCTGGTCGGCTTCCTGCTGTGGCGGCGGCACGTGGGGTCGTGGGTGGCCCTGGCGATCTCCTCCCTGGCGCTGGTGACCTGGGCCGACCCGCGCAAGGCGTTCGAGGTCGTCACGCTGGCGGTCTTCGTGCCGTGGGCGCTGGAGACGTTCGGCAAGCCGCCCCGGGCGCGGATGCACTGGCTGCTCTCGGGCCTGCTGGCCGGCCTCATGGTGCTCGTCTACCAGGCGTGGATCATCTACGCGGTCTTCGGGATCGTGGCGCTGATGGTGGTCACCTTCCGGGCCGAGACCGACCGCAAGGCGTACGTCCGGCGGCTGGCCCTGGTCGTGGCCGTCGCGTTCGTCGTGTCCTGCTGGTACGTGGTCCCGTACGTCTGGGCCATGCTCACCCAGAACGGCGAGCTGGTCTCCGACCTGTACGTCTCGCCCGGGATCAACAGCGGCCTGTTCCCGTTCCTGGAGTTCACCCCGATCGGGATGCTCCAGTTGGTGGGCCTGGTCGGCCTCGTGTGGTTCTACCGCTCGGTGTGGTGGGCCCGGCCGCTGCTCTTCCTGCTCGTCGGCGTGTACGCCTACCGCCTCATCGCGCAGGTGCGCTTCATCCTCAGCGAGCACACCTTCTTCCTGCACTACACGGCCCGGCTCTACACGGTGCTGCTCACCACCGCCGGGGTGCTGGTGCTCACCCACGTGGCCCCGATCGTGCTGCGTCGGGTCCGCCTGGTGCCGCCGCGGGTGGGCGCGGCGGCGGTCCTCGCGGTCGCGCTGGCCTGGGCCGGCGCCGAGTACACCCAGGCGTGGATGCCCAAGGCCAACGCCGCGGTGTTCACCGGCCCCAACTACGCGGCCCTCGCGCACCTGGAGCCGCTGCCAGGCGGCGGCTACCCGAGGTTCGCGCCGAAGGGCGACGAGCGCCGGGCCTGGTTCCCGGTCACCCAGATCGAGAAGGCGGTCGACGCGGTCAAGGGGCCCGACGCCCGGCCGGTCACGCTGACCGCCGACGAGCGGCTCTTCTCGTTCCTGCCGTGGCGGATGTACGTGGCCATTCCGGTCGAGGGGGCCGGCTCGCTGTCCCGGTGGACCGAGCGGCGCGCCGAGGTGACCCGGCTGGCCCAGACCGCCGATCCGGACGCGTTCGCCGCCGCGTCGGCGGACACGAAGTTCGGCCCGATCGACGTCTTCGTGCTGCGTAAGCAGCCGGACGGCTGGCAGTGGGACGACGTGCGCTTCCAGCCCGCCCAGTTCAGCGCGGCGCACTGGACGGTGGTCGACGTCCCGCAGGACTACGTGGTGGTGATCAGAAAGTAG
- a CDS encoding glycosyltransferase family 2 protein, producing MVGAVAKDEIEVTVLLPCLNEAETLEVCVTKARRALDELGVVGEVLVSDNGSTDGSQAIATKAGARVTYAPIRGYGGALLNGIAQARGKYIVMADADDSYDLSNLEPFIRELRAGRDVVMGNRFRGGIAKGAMPPLHRYLGNPVLSWLGRRLFGLKKVGDFHCGIRGFNRDRIRELGLCMPGMEFASELVVRAALSGYDIVEVPTTLKPDGRSRPPHLRTWRDGWRHLRFLLVFAPRKTLIWPGAIMLVLGLIGTAILSLGPVRVAGVGFDINTLVYTCLAMLVGTQLLMFGAFALIYGHNEGITSERQSDRWIRLVRLETCTAAGVLLVLIGLAGTILSFSAWGARGFGAQNLAEALRVVLPSSTCIGVGVTVIFAGLFSSLLSLRRVNTPPPDAAEQSDSEYAATTSA from the coding sequence GTGGTCGGCGCCGTGGCCAAGGACGAGATCGAGGTCACCGTCCTGCTGCCCTGCCTCAATGAGGCGGAGACGCTCGAGGTGTGTGTCACCAAGGCCCGCCGGGCGCTGGACGAGCTAGGTGTCGTCGGCGAGGTGCTGGTCAGCGACAACGGCTCGACCGATGGTTCCCAGGCGATCGCCACCAAGGCCGGCGCGCGCGTGACGTACGCGCCGATCCGCGGGTACGGCGGCGCCCTGCTGAACGGCATCGCCCAGGCGCGCGGCAAGTACATCGTCATGGCCGACGCGGACGATTCGTACGACTTGTCCAACCTTGAGCCGTTCATTCGGGAGCTGCGGGCCGGGCGCGACGTCGTCATGGGCAACCGGTTCCGGGGCGGCATCGCCAAGGGCGCCATGCCGCCGCTGCACCGCTACCTCGGCAACCCGGTCCTCTCCTGGCTGGGGCGAAGGCTGTTCGGCCTCAAGAAGGTCGGCGACTTCCACTGCGGCATCCGTGGCTTCAACCGCGACCGGATCCGCGAGCTGGGCCTGTGTATGCCCGGCATGGAGTTCGCCTCCGAGCTGGTCGTGCGCGCGGCGCTGAGCGGGTACGACATCGTCGAGGTCCCGACCACCCTGAAGCCCGACGGCCGCAGTCGCCCGCCGCACCTGCGTACGTGGCGGGACGGCTGGCGGCACCTGCGCTTCCTGCTCGTCTTCGCGCCGCGCAAGACGCTCATCTGGCCCGGTGCGATCATGCTCGTGCTCGGGCTGATCGGCACCGCGATCCTGTCGCTGGGCCCGGTGCGCGTCGCCGGCGTCGGGTTCGACATCAACACGCTCGTCTACACCTGCCTGGCCATGCTGGTGGGCACGCAGTTGCTGATGTTCGGCGCGTTCGCCCTGATCTATGGCCATAACGAGGGCATCACCAGCGAACGGCAGTCCGACCGATGGATCAGACTCGTCCGGCTGGAGACCTGTACGGCGGCGGGCGTCCTGCTCGTGCTGATCGGGCTGGCCGGCACCATCCTGTCGTTCTCCGCCTGGGGCGCGCGCGGCTTCGGCGCGCAAAACCTCGCCGAGGCGCTCCGGGTCGTCCTGCCCTCGTCCACCTGCATCGGGGTGGGCGTGACGGTGATCTTCGCCGGTCTCTTCTCCAGCCTGCTGAGCCTGCGCCGGGTCAACACCCCGCCACCGGACGCCGCCGAGCAGTCCGATAGTGAGTACGCCGCCACCACCAGCGCCTGA
- a CDS encoding DUF4230 domain-containing protein, which yields MDDPTSELPEEPRARRGRVLFWLAGAVALVVVLALSVQAVGLWPSWRNPFAEETTDRSQPPLLESIQDLSRYVAAEGNFQVVIDLEKDRKYVPDFLLNQRTLFVGAGSVEAYVDFGKIGDGAVVESADGTSVEITLPAPQVGEAALDLEKSYVFAEERGLINRLGEVFGGDPNRQQQVYQLAQERITAAANESGLRQRAEENTRKMLEGLLRSLGYTKITVSFTGAT from the coding sequence ATGGACGACCCGACCAGTGAGCTTCCCGAAGAGCCCCGGGCCCGCCGGGGCCGAGTCCTCTTCTGGCTGGCCGGAGCGGTCGCGCTAGTCGTGGTACTGGCCCTGAGCGTCCAGGCGGTCGGGCTCTGGCCGAGCTGGCGCAACCCGTTCGCCGAGGAGACGACCGACCGCAGCCAGCCGCCGCTGCTGGAGTCGATCCAGGACCTCAGCCGGTACGTGGCGGCCGAGGGTAACTTCCAGGTGGTCATCGACCTGGAGAAGGACCGGAAGTACGTGCCGGACTTCCTGCTCAACCAGCGCACGCTCTTCGTCGGCGCCGGCAGCGTCGAGGCGTACGTCGACTTCGGCAAGATCGGCGACGGAGCCGTGGTCGAGTCGGCCGACGGCACGTCTGTGGAGATCACGCTGCCGGCGCCGCAGGTGGGCGAGGCCGCGCTCGACCTGGAAAAGAGTTACGTCTTCGCCGAGGAGCGCGGGCTGATCAACCGCCTCGGCGAGGTCTTCGGCGGCGACCCCAACCGGCAGCAGCAGGTCTACCAGTTGGCCCAGGAACGGATCACCGCGGCCGCCAACGAGAGCGGGCTGCGCCAGCGCGCCGAGGAAAACACCCGCAAGATGCTGGAGGGACTCCTGCGCTCCCTCGGCTACACCAAGATCACCGTCTCCTTCACCGGCGCGACGTAA
- a CDS encoding ABC transporter permease, producing MTDTAVVDPDADMPLAELAAKHGLSVAGARPGLAEYTRRLWAYRHFISAYANARVVSSFSTTRLGRLWQVLTPLTNAAVYYLIFGVVLNTKHNVPNFIAYLCTGLFVFVFSQTVIQGGVQAISGNLGLIRALQFPRASLPIALTLTQFSNMVASMIVLIGIILVTGEPITLEWLILVPALILQSVFNAGVAMIVARIGAKLIDLKQLIPFIMRTWMYASGVLYSVTLFEQHLPLWAARLLEANPLLVYIELARHALLEGSPLASSVPHLWILAVGWAVVVGVGGYVYFWLGEQEYGRG from the coding sequence ATGACCGATACGGCGGTAGTCGATCCCGACGCGGACATGCCCCTGGCGGAATTAGCCGCCAAGCATGGTCTGAGCGTTGCGGGCGCGCGCCCCGGCCTCGCCGAATACACCCGGCGACTGTGGGCCTACCGGCACTTCATCTCGGCGTACGCCAACGCGCGAGTGGTCTCGTCCTTCAGTACGACGCGGCTGGGGCGGCTCTGGCAGGTGCTGACGCCGCTCACCAACGCCGCGGTCTACTACCTGATCTTCGGCGTGGTGCTCAACACCAAGCACAACGTGCCGAACTTCATCGCGTACCTGTGCACGGGGCTGTTCGTCTTCGTCTTCAGCCAGACCGTCATCCAGGGCGGTGTGCAGGCCATCTCCGGCAACCTGGGGCTGATCCGGGCGCTCCAGTTTCCGCGGGCCAGCCTGCCGATCGCGCTGACGCTCACCCAGTTCAGCAACATGGTGGCGTCGATGATCGTGCTGATCGGGATCATCCTGGTCACCGGCGAGCCGATCACGCTCGAGTGGCTGATCCTGGTGCCGGCGCTGATCCTGCAGTCGGTGTTCAACGCCGGCGTGGCGATGATCGTGGCCCGCATAGGTGCGAAGCTCATCGACCTGAAGCAGCTGATCCCGTTCATCATGCGCACGTGGATGTACGCCTCGGGCGTGCTTTACAGCGTCACCCTCTTCGAGCAGCACCTCCCGCTGTGGGCTGCCCGGTTGCTGGAGGCCAACCCGCTGCTGGTCTACATCGAGCTGGCGCGGCACGCGCTGCTCGAAGGATCGCCGCTGGCCTCATCGGTGCCCCATCTGTGGATCCTCGCCGTCGGCTGGGCCGTAGTGGTCGGCGTCGGCGGATACGTGTATTTCTGGCTGGGCGAACAGGAGTACGGCCGTGGCTGA
- a CDS encoding TetR/AcrR family transcriptional regulator, translated as MTTESKRAPAGAAVLREDVTSAIRQAVMYELAAVGYGRLSIEAVARRAGVGKTAVYRRWSSKLEMVLEIVSGVAGQTLPQLDTGSLRGDLEMLLRIVARALQHRLASQIIPDLLAEAARNPKIAQTLQEALHTNQREVSAHLVKRAIDRGELAADTDPETAVDLIIGPIYWRLAVARTPLPKGYVSSMAATVATALGATSGEPVASRGISG; from the coding sequence GTGACGACCGAAAGCAAGCGAGCCCCGGCCGGCGCCGCGGTGCTCCGGGAGGACGTCACCAGCGCGATCCGGCAAGCCGTGATGTACGAGCTCGCAGCCGTAGGATACGGCCGCCTGTCGATCGAGGCAGTGGCCCGCCGGGCCGGCGTGGGTAAGACCGCGGTCTACCGGCGGTGGAGCTCCAAGTTGGAGATGGTGCTCGAGATCGTCTCCGGCGTCGCGGGCCAGACCCTTCCGCAGCTCGACACCGGCAGCCTGCGCGGCGACCTGGAGATGTTGCTGCGGATCGTGGCGCGGGCCCTCCAGCACCGGCTGGCCTCGCAGATCATCCCGGACCTGCTCGCCGAGGCGGCCCGCAACCCGAAGATCGCGCAGACGCTTCAAGAGGCGCTGCACACCAACCAGCGTGAAGTCTCGGCGCACCTGGTCAAGCGGGCGATCGACCGCGGCGAGCTGGCCGCGGACACCGATCCGGAAACCGCCGTCGACCTGATCATCGGCCCGATCTACTGGCGGCTCGCGGTCGCCCGTACCCCGCTGCCGAAGGGATACGTGTCGTCCATGGCCGCGACCGTCGCCACCGCGCTCGGCGCGACGAGCGGCGAGCCGGTCGCCAGTAGGGGCATTTCCGGCTAG
- a CDS encoding DegT/DnrJ/EryC1/StrS family aminotransferase — protein MPAVHDQFIPAAQPVIGDAEVEAAVRVLRSGMVVQGPEVAAFEQEFADLVDGRHCVAVNSGTSALQLTLLGLGIGPGDEVIAPSFSFAASANAVRLVGAEPVFVDIEPGSFCLDPDAVAAAVGPRTAAIMPVHLYGHPSDMTRIMQIAEQRGLAVVEDACQAHGAALDARPVGAFGAAGCFSFYPTKNMHALEGGMITTADPALARTLRLLRNQGMEQRYANEIVGANMRMTDVAAAIGRVQLTQLPEWTERRRANAKYLDSRITGAIVPPVADGARHVYHQYTVRVTGDRDAAQQHLKEQGVASAVYYPTPIHRLRPYLTAEGTPGPWDLPETDRAAAEVLSLPIFPALTTAQLDRIADAVNGLADTNTEAM, from the coding sequence ATGCCTGCGGTGCACGATCAGTTCATTCCCGCAGCACAGCCAGTCATCGGTGATGCCGAGGTCGAGGCCGCCGTAAGAGTGCTGCGCAGTGGCATGGTTGTGCAGGGTCCGGAGGTCGCCGCGTTCGAGCAGGAGTTCGCCGACCTGGTGGACGGTCGGCACTGCGTCGCGGTCAACTCCGGCACGTCCGCGCTGCAACTGACCCTGCTCGGCCTCGGCATCGGCCCCGGCGACGAGGTCATCGCGCCGTCGTTCTCGTTCGCGGCCTCGGCCAACGCCGTCCGCCTCGTCGGCGCCGAGCCGGTCTTCGTCGACATCGAGCCGGGCAGCTTCTGCCTCGACCCCGACGCGGTCGCCGCCGCCGTCGGCCCGCGGACCGCCGCCATCATGCCGGTGCACCTCTATGGACACCCGTCCGACATGACCCGGATCATGCAGATCGCCGAGCAGCGCGGCCTCGCCGTCGTCGAGGACGCCTGCCAGGCGCACGGCGCCGCGCTGGACGCGCGGCCGGTCGGGGCGTTCGGCGCCGCCGGCTGCTTCAGCTTCTACCCAACCAAGAACATGCACGCCCTGGAGGGCGGCATGATCACGACCGCCGACCCGGCGCTCGCGCGCACCCTGCGGCTGCTGCGCAACCAGGGCATGGAGCAGCGGTACGCCAACGAGATCGTCGGGGCGAACATGCGCATGACCGACGTGGCGGCCGCGATCGGGCGGGTGCAGCTCACCCAGCTCCCCGAGTGGACCGAGCGGCGGCGGGCGAACGCCAAGTACCTCGACTCCCGGATCACCGGCGCCATCGTGCCGCCGGTCGCCGACGGGGCCAGGCACGTCTACCACCAGTACACCGTGCGGGTGACCGGCGATCGGGACGCTGCGCAGCAGCACCTGAAGGAGCAGGGCGTGGCCAGCGCGGTGTACTACCCGACGCCGATCCACCGGCTGCGGCCGTACCTCACCGCGGAGGGCACCCCCGGACCGTGGGACCTGCCGGAGACCGACCGCGCCGCGGCCGAGGTGCTCTCCCTGCCGATCTTCCCCGCGCTGACGACGGCTCAGCTCGACCGGATCGCCGATGCCGTCAACGGGCTGGCGGACACGAACACGGAGGCGATGTGA
- a CDS encoding Gfo/Idh/MocA family protein, which produces MNGREPQLRAGLIGLGAMGRNHARVLSNMDGVRLVGVMDPAGDPTGAILAPVVPTLRDLLAIGLDYAVVACPTAFHEEIGLELAANGVAALIEKPLAPSVEAAERLVEAFESRGLPAGVGHIERYNPSLQSLRARLEAGELGEVFQVVTRRQGPFPHRIADVGVVMDLATHDIDLTGWVTGQQYKSVSARTVSRSGRPHEDMVAVVGQLTDGTMVNHLVNWLSPLKERSTVVTGERGCFVADTLTADLTFYANAAFDNEWDVLRAFRGVAEGDMIRYAIRKREPLLVEHERFRDAVEGKESDIVSLRQGLRTVQVADALLRSARDEVTLTIADRVGAR; this is translated from the coding sequence ATGAACGGCCGTGAGCCGCAGCTGCGCGCCGGCCTGATCGGGCTGGGCGCCATGGGCCGCAACCACGCACGCGTACTGTCCAACATGGACGGCGTACGGCTCGTCGGGGTCATGGACCCGGCCGGCGACCCGACCGGGGCGATCCTCGCGCCGGTGGTGCCGACGCTGCGCGACCTGCTCGCCATCGGGTTGGACTACGCCGTGGTGGCCTGCCCCACCGCGTTCCACGAGGAGATCGGCCTGGAGCTGGCGGCGAACGGCGTGGCCGCGCTGATCGAAAAGCCGCTGGCGCCCTCCGTCGAGGCCGCCGAGCGCCTGGTGGAGGCGTTCGAGTCGCGCGGACTGCCGGCCGGCGTCGGGCACATCGAGCGCTACAACCCGTCGTTGCAAAGCCTGCGGGCCCGGCTGGAGGCGGGCGAGCTGGGCGAGGTATTCCAGGTCGTCACGCGGCGCCAGGGCCCGTTCCCGCACCGGATCGCCGACGTCGGCGTGGTGATGGACCTCGCGACGCACGACATCGACCTCACCGGCTGGGTCACCGGCCAGCAGTACAAGTCCGTGTCGGCGCGTACCGTCTCGCGCAGCGGCCGGCCGCACGAGGACATGGTGGCCGTGGTCGGTCAGCTCACCGACGGCACGATGGTCAACCACCTGGTCAACTGGCTCAGCCCGCTCAAGGAGCGGTCCACGGTGGTCACCGGCGAGCGCGGCTGCTTCGTCGCCGACACGCTCACCGCCGACCTCACGTTCTACGCCAACGCCGCGTTCGACAACGAGTGGGACGTCCTCCGCGCGTTCCGCGGGGTCGCCGAGGGCGACATGATCCGGTACGCGATCCGCAAGCGGGAGCCGCTCCTGGTCGAGCACGAGCGCTTCCGGGACGCGGTCGAGGGCAAGGAGAGCGACATCGTCTCGCTGCGCCAGGGGCTGCGGACGGTCCAGGTCGCCGACGCGCTGCTGCGATCGGCCCGGGACGAGGTGACGCTCACCATCGCCGACCGGGTCGGAGCGCGATGA
- the galE gene encoding UDP-glucose 4-epimerase GalE: MKVLVAGGAGFIGSTIASACLDDGITPVVLDNLSTGRAEFARDRIFYRGDIADRQLLEKIFAEHPDIAAAVHCAAAIVVPESVADPLRYYGENVGKTVELLAGLVENGCGRVLFSSSAAIYQPGADFTVDESSPIAPTSPYAQSKAMVEQILADCARAYPVRTMSLRYFNPIGADPAMRTGLQLPQPTHVLGRMIEAANTGEPFQLTGTDWPTRDGSGIRDYVHVWDLAQAHVRALRRFDAILPAEAEPASTTINLGTGNGTTVREFVAAFEAVLGRPVAVREVPRRPGDSAGTFTTSARSWELLGWRPALSVEDGIRHSLRWAAMRDSVLGVAEDQPVEVVAYG; this comes from the coding sequence ATGAAGGTCCTCGTCGCCGGGGGCGCCGGCTTCATCGGCAGCACGATCGCCTCGGCCTGCCTCGACGACGGCATCACCCCGGTCGTCCTCGACAACCTCAGCACCGGCCGGGCCGAGTTCGCCCGGGATCGGATCTTCTACCGCGGTGACATCGCGGACCGGCAGCTCCTCGAAAAGATCTTCGCGGAGCACCCGGACATCGCGGCGGCCGTCCACTGTGCCGCGGCGATCGTGGTGCCCGAGTCGGTCGCGGACCCGCTGCGCTACTACGGCGAAAACGTCGGCAAGACGGTGGAGCTGCTCGCCGGCCTCGTCGAAAACGGCTGCGGGCGCGTCCTGTTCAGCTCCTCGGCCGCGATCTACCAGCCCGGCGCCGACTTCACCGTGGACGAGTCGTCCCCGATCGCCCCCACCAGCCCGTACGCCCAGAGCAAGGCCATGGTGGAGCAGATCCTCGCGGACTGCGCGCGGGCGTACCCGGTGCGGACGATGTCGCTGCGGTACTTCAACCCGATCGGCGCGGACCCGGCGATGCGTACCGGCCTGCAGCTCCCCCAGCCGACCCACGTGCTGGGCCGGATGATCGAGGCGGCCAACACCGGGGAGCCGTTCCAGCTCACCGGCACCGACTGGCCGACCCGCGACGGGTCGGGCATCCGGGACTACGTACACGTCTGGGACCTGGCGCAGGCGCACGTGCGGGCGCTGCGGCGCTTCGACGCGATCCTGCCCGCCGAGGCCGAGCCGGCGAGCACGACGATCAACCTGGGCACCGGCAACGGCACGACCGTGCGAGAGTTCGTCGCGGCGTTCGAAGCCGTCCTCGGCCGGCCGGTCGCCGTACGCGAGGTGCCGCGCCGGCCGGGTGACTCGGCCGGCACGTTCACCACGAGCGCCCGATCCTGGGAGCTGCTCGGCTGGCGGCCGGCCCTCAGCGTCGAAGACGGCATCCGGCATTCGCTGCGGTGGGCCGCGATGCGCGACTCCGTGCTAGGCGTCGCCGAGGATCAGCCGGTCGAAGTCGTGGCGTACGGCTGA